gtgtacactgcctttaagcactgtatactccgtactttcttgagttctgtgaaaaatatccACAAACCTCATTCagacccacaacctttgcattgcttgaGTAGAGCCGTATGGCTAGtaagaggcagtttgaatcctatgtgttgGTGAGTAGCGCAATGATTTCATAGATGTTAAGTTTCCATTTGGGACAAAGAATATATTCGCTCAAGCGGTCTCATATATatgttaaaccggaggtcgttggttcaaatcccgctgtagtcaatttttctttgttcaatccaaaatcatttaaaaatgtacccagtcagtttcccttgtggtttattatttgatatctgatataaaaagtcgcatccccttaaggtgatcccctgtctgccgcttcccaggttgtatcgttacccggatgtgatccctggctacagggcagtttgcggttgaatggcttctgacaggcaccctcCGAACAAAGTcgttgacaaaattgggagaccaccaacatagggctagatagctcagttggtagagcgccggcacgttaaaccggaggtcgttggttcaaatttttctttgttcatcccaaaatcattttaaaaatgtagccagtcagtttcccttgtggttcattatttgatatatattatatattataatataatgaatagggtagagggccttagctttcgatccaaaccggaccttcttcagaggcataaaacaagtacaaacaaatacatatccatttatagaaaaagagagggggaaagggattaaggggaggatccagaaagaagcgggaaaataacagccaatcaaagtgttTATTTCAGAagcaattggtggctatgaaccaaaaggagtaaagtggcgaggaaatagatgttaaatttgcatttgggacaaagaatatatttatatatacaatgtacactgaTATGTGTTAAGTACTGTATGCTTGGTACTTTTCCTGTCCCTGATTTGTTATTGACGTCAAGATAAAATTGTCTTATCCAATTTTCAGGAAGGGAAGAAGGTGATGCGTAACAGTGGCTTCAGTGGGAAGGGCTTCAAGTTTGACGACACTGAGCGTGAATTGGCCAATGAGAAGAAGAAACTCCAGAAGGCCGCCCTTGGACTCCAAGACTCCGATGAAGAGGACGCTGGAATGGATGTAAGAAAAAATTCCAATTATGATGTATCTAGAATTGTttttcagggatgtgatttctttgttttaaaccagaaatCCATTTATTTAACTCCCAACCCCCGCCTtaaacttaatttttaaaaatattttataccTTAGATTATAAAACAAAAGATGCAGGCCTCTTACCTGCAAGCTTTTGCGCTCGCAATCTTTCATGATTAAGAACACATTGGAAGCCAAGTTTCTGTGTTTTGTTCATGATACCCACAAATCAATCTACTAAAAAATTGacatctttaaaaataaatcagagCAGGGCTTTCAAAACAAAAGATGCAGGCCTCGTACCTGCAAGCTTTTGCGCTCGCAATCTTTCATGATTGAGAACACATTGGAAGCCAAGTTTCTGTGTCTTGTTTAAGATGCCCACAAATCTATCTACTTTAAGacgtcagagcatactgatcgaaacgttgagttgaaaccaacggttcttttcagaaccaccccaactcattagagatagtcattacatggtgttaccacaaacctttctatatactataaattaatttttttttttttaaatcaacaaaTCGCAGATTGACGACAAGATTGAGAACATGTTTGCGTCCAAGCGTCGCGTCAAGGAGGTATCAGCCGATGAGATCTCGGTTTCCTTGCCTAATCCGACATTAGTCAAGCCAGTCGACACAACGAATATCAATCAAGCTAATCTCAACTTAGCTAAGAAGATGGCCGAGAGGATTAACCGAAATCTAGAGAATGTGAAACAAGTCAGCGTGGTCCAGCAAGCTGCACAAGCCGTCATGCAGGGTAACTCACTGGTTGCTCAAGCGGTCTCTGTAAGTACACGATCTTGATTTCATctttagattaatcctaagtttggatgagtttggtgaaattgacgacTGATCCCCCTTTTAGATAGACCAGTCTTGGATACCAATGACTTTAACTCCCCCAGTGTATTGCACTGTATTGAAAAGAATAGAAATTGccatgataataacaataataaccatATTTATAGCATGCCTTtagccaaaggatacaaagcgccaggtattatttctgcaaggagtgggacaaagtttgagatataagacctaatccttagcaccgcgtaatggtttacaaggtgctgtggcgcaagttgctgccaatccagccaggaacaccggggcgtaccccttctcttgacgataagtgcactgggttctttaacatgcgttTACCATGGGACCAATCCGAAGGGcggagcaatggttaagtgtcttacttaaggacacaagtgtcatggctggggattcaaacccacactctgctgatcagaaacaccagagtttgaattcggtgctcttatcgctcgaccacgacactgCCATGATTCCTTCCTCTTACCTAAGGGCTAGGATAAACAACATGAAATCAATTAAACaatgtgtgtttttgttgacaAGTAATGCTCAACATGTTTCCATTACGTTGATTCTAACAGGGTCGTACAATAGCAGAGCAGCTTGCTGAGAAGTTGAATGCCAAGCTGAACTACATCCCTAAAGGTGTGGATGAAGAGATTGTGGTCGAGAAAGAGAAACAAGTCTTCAGAAAGTACGAAGAGGAACTTGAGATCAATGACTTCCCACAGACGGCGAGATGGAAAGTCACCTCCAAGGTAATTTATTAAACGATACACAATAAGGGTGCACACTTTCAAGggattaaataataatagtaataatcatcatcaatttttatttagcgctggagagaagcttatggtaaagtgtcttgctcaagttTTATGACGGGGATTTGAGTCCATATcgcgatgacttaaccaccagaacttgagtccgatgctcttatccgctcggccaagacaccccacataaaagaaaaacaagctTTGCTCAagactgtacatgtagttatccACGCTCAGAATTTGCAAGAATGGTTCACtgtcacacacacatacaccctGGGGTCGTTTCACAATGATAGTTCTAACTAAGGACTACTCCTAGGAAATATTAGaaacttatgactagtcctaagttaggaagagtaactcgtcttaactcgagataagacttgtctcaactatttgtgaaatccaccacaaaATTAATGGAAGGGCCCTTGTGGGGTCTTTTACTCAATGGAGCAATGCACCCCACAATGGATTTTTCACTGATCAACTTGGACCCCACAGAAGAATTCTTTAGAAAAGgaaataaaagaacaaaaatagtAGGAGTTTGTCAGTGAAAGACGCAAGTGCACCCAATCCATGCACTTCCGATGAGTGGTTTCACAATACCATCTTGACCGAAGCTCAATTGTCTAAATGCTTTGATAATCTATTTTCATTGGTtttaacccatatacaccaatgtctgttagcactgtatacttggtacttacCCGAGTCCTCAATGTTTTGATAATCATTCCTCATCTTATCCCTGCAGGAGAATCTTGCTCAGATCCAGGAGTACAGCGAGGCAGGAATCACAATCAGAGGGACCTACTTCCTTCCTGGTAAAGAACCCAAGGAGGCTGAGGGAGAGAGGAAACTCTATCTAGCTATCGAGAGTAAGTTATAGAatctaatttaaaaaataaacaggaaAGTTCAGTCAATTGTTTGAATTGTTCACTATgtattaaagaaacacgttgccttggaacggacgagttggtctttggaaagcgtttgtaaccgtttgttatgaaatgaatgaggttagaaagatgttgtacaagTGGCATACAATGATCAAcgcaaattttgctcgaaattgcgtggtttccttttactttgcgaactaacacggtccgcaattaatgggagtcaacaatttgactcccataaatggccgaccgtggtagtcgacgaggtaaaaggaaaaacgtacaatttcgaggcatgtttgtgtggatgattgtattctactttttcaacatctttctaaccatacgcattttataacaaacggttacaaacgcttttcaaagaccaactcaacagatccaaggcaacgtgttcctttaatgacaaaATTAGTGTTGACTACTGTActgcaataagccatttgtgagATATAGTTatataatgtctggtacaatggcTTGGCCAGTCCATTCAGTCTTGTTATACAATAAataatgattattttatttttatgattattttgcaCACTCAAAgtgcatctcaaagcgcttccaacattactACCCCTTGTCATTcatttcttaaagggaaggtacacctttgttaattgtcaaagaccagtcttctaactttgtgtatcccaacataagcataaaataacacacctgtgaaaatttgggctcaatcggtcattgaagttgcgagaaaatgatgaaagaaaaaacacccttattggacgaatttatgtgctctcagataagaataaaagacttcaagctagaagtcttttattatttttgtgagaaattacctctatctcaaaatctatgctacttcagagggagcggttgctcgcaatgtttatactattaacagctctccaatgctcgttaccaagtcagtttttaagttagtatttgttttgagtaactaccaaacgtgtaccttccctttaaaccataTCAGccccctggggagtatacagcctatgcaacaaatacgcgctactcagctaaaccaatcaaaagaaccatctctaccctcacaggtacccatttaccccgcggtggagagaagcaattatagttaagtgtcttgctcagggacacaagtttcaagactgggactcaaccctcactctgctgaacagaacaacccgagcttgagttcggtgcgcTTGGCCGCAAGAGTTTATTAGTGTTGACTACTGTACCGCAATGAACCGTTTGCGAGATACATATGAATAGCGTCTTGTACAATGACGTGGCCAGTCCCAGTGGTATTTTTACGACTGTATTTGAGTGTCGCAAAGACATCCGTTTGAAATTTTGCTTTGTGTTTTTCTCCCAGGTTCAAATGAACTTTCAGTGCAGAAGGCAAAAGCTGAAATTACTAGACTCATCAGGGAAGAGCTTGTTAGACTGGTGAGTAACAAATTTGaacaatataatttatttttaacctTAAGCATGGTTCATACATGTGctgatttcatttcaattgatttttaaatttgttgacactaatttgtcttcttttttcttaACAGCAAAATTCTTACCAACCAATCAACAAGGGACGTTACAAAGTCTTATGAGCTCATCCTGGTGGAATGGGACGACAGTGAAGAGTAATCAAGTATTTCACTTTGTTTTTGCACAGattgtaaaaaaagttgttgcactttttttttgaaGTTTGGCAACCAGTCTCTTACACACTGATGCATAATTGACCAAAGTCTAATTTCATAGcaatgcttaaagacactggacactattggtaattgtcaaagactagtcttctcacttgctgtatctcaacatatgcataaaacaacaaacctgtgaaaatttgagctctatcggtcgtcgaagttgcgagataataataaaagaaaaacaacctttgtcacacgaagtcgtgtgctttcagatgcttgatttcgagacctcaaattctaaatctgaggtctcgaaatcaaattcgtggaaaattacttctttctcgaaaactaggtttcttcagagggcgctgcttctcacaatgttttatactatcaacctctccccattacttgttaccaagtaaggttttattctaataattattttgagtaattaccaatatgaaATGTGGTATGAAATGGAAACTTGCACAGGAAACACAAAatcaagcagctctatcaaatcgACCCCTGGCATGGTACTCAActtttaaccatggaggaatgaacACAAGAGCAGggattattaataattattttcattattaaaaGTGCTGGTGACGGAGCCAAGGATGCGTCATCAACTTAATCAcagtagcttgcaagcctgaggactTTTAATAAggatgcttgctatgtgaaccagacaCACCTTTAACCTCTACTCTACGACAAAATTGTGTGTTGGGTTCTTTTACCAGCACATCATGCCTCCTGTGTTTGGTAGCGAGGCAGCTTGTGTATCTTATATAATGAGATACTGTGTTGCGAGTACCAACAGTTTAGGGAAATCTTTGAAGAATTTTCAGGTGATATTTTGAACTATCATGTAATGCAAGTTTGATGAAAATGTATCTTATCCTTAGTCAAAGGTTCCGTTAAAATAATTTAGGTTGAAACTTCAAATTTCGGAAATGTATCAAAATACATCAAAGTAGTTTATTTCCatagaaaacttttttttgagaaacatttataTTAAACATAGTGTCATAAAATACAGAGTTAACTCTTTTGATAAATTAGTCAAAAACTAAGCTTTGTCTTTAAAATATACATGTTTTGTTAGAGAGTAGGTTTACAATAAACTTGAAAAAGGAAGTCTTcggtttttgttctgttttttttttttaaaaccaatttgtttttagCTTTATGCTTTCAGTAGACAACTGGAAACATGCTTTCAGTAGACAGCAGGAAgcctttttataaatatttagaaACTCAACTTTCATTTCTAAAAGAATAGCAACAAACTGGCAACTCTGATTTTAATTtagaataatttgttttcaaataacttTTGAAAAAGTTCAAATAAAATTCCCCGAATCATAAAAATACTCAAATTACTAGAAGAAATCATTGTTAAATTATTTCACTTTAACAATGTCTGATTTGTAATCATTTTTAAAGGAAGAACGTTGAAAGAATACCATAATTTCCCCAAATGTGTGAACAAATCAACTCATTATTTGTAGGAAAAACTCCTATTACATACATTAACACGTACTAGCTGGATAAATCTATCAGCTCAGCTGGCACTTGAAGTATTAGtacacaaaattgtttgttgcCATACCTAGGATTCTGATTCAAATGACTCTACTCTATTATTATTTGAGGCGTTAGTTGTAGGGTTGGCACACTTACATGTTTTCTGACGACTCGTCAGTGTTGAGAGAGCATACAATGATTAATAATCCTACAATGAGCGTAACTTGATAACAATTACCTTATTCCACAGCATTCCTGGAATTTAATCTTTGAgtgggcaaggccattttcattttgcaaagggcacttcaaaacttttgaaggggcaccaaagccaagaccagggcccaatttcacgaaGCTTTTTAAGTAGACTGGCTTCAAAATTTCAGCatagcaaaaattagcaggaaaccagtcagaAATGGAGCAATtgatatggtattttggctggtaaccttattttggtaagcatagttttgttatggttagctactttttgtgcttaagtagctccatgagattgggccccgggcaacagagaccatggcctcCTTGTtaatcatagagctatatatattgactagagcgctaactaaggttttgaagccgtgtgggcgcatccatgtttatgtacagaCCAATACAAAGGCTTGAagttttgtacggcaattgtatggctatttgcatgatggtgcgtttgttcttttttatgtgtcctcgaagcaaaaaatgcagcaaatgtggatgcacaatctgctgatcagtgacaaactgcgagcgtcatgtttaaaaggcgcgtatACTTTTTTTAGTACGTCAATCAAGCGGAAGTTATGGTTTTCGTGGCGCGGACGTACGCGAGTGGACAGTTGCGTATGTTAGCGCACACGgcgaatgtaaaaaaaaatcgcgGCAATGTGTCTCCtctcaaacatgtctgcgcccagggtggcttcaaaacgcagagcaagttagcgctctagtcaatatatataactctatggtgtaaATACAGGCCTGCCATACTGCCTAGTAATTATAAGATGTGTACACACACTGTTTGGCCCTACATTTattgtacaattgtttttaagggtcatgtcacacaaggccATAGGctaccagttccaggcaatctcaaagaGGAAAAGCcactcacattttttttttgggcgATCATAACACATTGTTTGAAGACCGACTCCTGTGCTATccaagtggtcctgtagcaagGACTGCAGTTGGTTttttccatagagttatatataagaactagagggcgctctggtgatgctgcttgcacaaatgcAACGGGAccacaagatgacaagcgcgccattctgtacgcgcgttgaatatgaaatacacgtttgaggttttttttagtgaacgctcacgcgatgctgtttgttcaacttacaaaatggccgcacaaacacacgctgtgagatggctgttttgtcaacttagaaaatggccgcctgcgcgcatgccggggcgcgtatataggccagtgcgccctctagttcttatatataactctatggtttcctccaagttgcctgtaaaagttgcctcgtgtgacaagtcTCTTAGGCTATAGTGATGCttataaaaggaaaacagttcTATTTGCCTTTAAATCTAGTACTGCTGGCTCGTGTTGCTGTAATGTAGCAACTGATACTGTGTTGAGGGCATGGTGCTTAGTTGTGTAACCGATGGGTTGCTTCCAACGTTACTCGACGAAGAAAGGATGCCTTCAGGTCTGGCTCCCTGAACGTTGCAGACACCAAGTGATTGGTAGACCATAGTACGCAGATCATCACATCCCTGTTGGGATGGTGCATTGACTGTACCTAAAAGTGAAAGAGTCATTAGACCAGTTATTATTAGAAGCAAATGTTTTTTGGTCATAATTATGTGTAATACAGGGGGTGAAAAATACTACTTAAATGTTTGGGTGTGCACTGCGTGTTCATCTGAACATTTAGACAAAGTTCTACTAAATTTTGTTGGTACGTGATATACTTGAAGTTCATTTTACGATAGCTGTTTATTGTGCATGCAAATGTGCGCGCGACCTCGGCGTACCAGCAGCATTCAGCGTTATAGAAGGAGCTCTATTTGTAAGGGTCAAAGTCTGAGTGACATTTTGGTAGGTCTGCCAAAAGTTTAGGTATAGAATAAGATTTGGTTTACCTGCTGGTGTTAGTTGCTGAGTATTCTGTGTGTTGCCGAAGCCCATAAACTGTTCTGCTGTGCTGATTGGCACCTCAACTGTACACTGCTGTGCGTTGCTACTGTCGGTGGTTCCCATATCTTGCTGGGGTTTTGCTTCTGACTGCTGTGTTGCTACCTTCCAAGCTGCTTCACATGTCGGCGTCTGGTCATTTTCTTCGGTCTCCATTGAGCTTTTAATGTCGCTCAGCTCCATGGCTGCTGCAAATGGATCGGTGACGAGGGATGCTTGCTGTTGGGAaagttgctgctgctgttgctgctggatgagctgttgctgttgctggaAATGCTGCTGCAGCAGCTGCTGTTGAAGGAGCTCCTGTTGAGTAAGCTGCTTTTGTGGTCTGATTGTTGTTTTGGTCCCTGATGATTGTGTTGTAGTTGTTGCATTATTGCAGTTGATGTTGTTGGCAGCAGTGGGATGGGCTGTAAAATTCATACTTCCTTgtggctgctgctgctgatttGCAATGCTATAGATGGCTCTGTTCTGCTGATCGATGCAGTTCTCATTCCCCATGTTCTGGACGACCTGCCACAGATTCGGGGAGCTTGAATCCGCCGACCAGGAATGATACATCTCACGCTGATTTTGGTGACCGATAGTTTCATCAGCAGGCGACAAGTAGATCATTTTGCCATTGGGAAGTAGAGCTGCAGTAGGGGTCTGTTGGTGGTAGACATTTGGAGGCGAATACATCATTGGGATGCTGTTGGACGGCTCTCCTGGTGAAAAACTTCCCCTGGTCGGGCTAAAGTAGCCATAGGGGTTATGGCGGGCACTGCGGTTCTGGGGGCGACGGAAGGGATGCCAGTTGGCCTGCTCAGCGTCAATCCCAAGGGGTCGTCGACGATAGTTGGGGCTATTACCCACTTGACGCTTGCTGGGTGTTGGTCTCTTCAGAGGCTTCTCATCAGGGTTGTAGCTGGTGTTGATGGACCAGAAACTGCCCTTGCGCGACGCCAACTTGCCATCCGAGTCATCTGAACGCCTTGACTGGAAGCAGGGTGTGGTGAGAGCGTGACGAACAGAGCTCTGTTAAGtagaaacagaaaacaaaacaaaaatgattagTGATGGTTTTAcgcatgtgtgttagcactgtatatactcGGTAATTACCatagttctgtgaacaaaattacaggcatattactcagatgggattcgaacacacgacctttgcaattcgagagcagtgtcttaccaactagaacagtgagattgcccgatagctaAACAAAATTGCTACAAAAAGGTACACAGCATTGTTTTGGGGGTTAATAAAGTCACTTCCATCATCTAGTTTTGaattaatttggggttgaaaatgaaaaaagcaTGACTGGAGCAGGCCTTGAAACTGCCACCTCAGGATAATGTGCCGGCACACTACTAACTGAGcctaatgttggcagtctgACTATTTATTTGTCAATGCTTTTGTTTGGGGAAGCCACCCTTACCATAGAAAACTGCTTATTAAGCAGTCTGTTAGCAGTCCGTAAGCAGTCATTGACAATGAATGCTTAGTTAGGCAGTCATAAGTAGTCACGAGAATTATTAAGCAGTCTATTAAGCAGTTTAAATTTGAAGGCAGTTTCATAGGTAGTCATGAGCAGTTCGTTAAGTAGTCATTAGACATTAAGCAGTCACCAAATTCACAGCTTTTTCATAAGCAGTTGAAGGCTTAGTCTATTGCAGGCTTTTGAAGGCTTAGCACTTAGAATGTTTTCAGAAGGTACAAACAGGGCCCAACGCCGTAGTGCTGCTTGGcggtaagcaaatgtttgtgctttcaaatgaagcagaaaaatttgctaaggtgcaagcgtatttcacaggtttgcagaAAAATTAGGTAGCCATATTGCACCTTCACCATGGACTTGcattatgaagttgggccctggtcctgcacaataacaaaatattacTCACCATCCAGCTTTTTTTACGATTTGGGTTCAGATGAAGATAATATGGATAGCaacatctggagaaaaaaaaggaggagGAATTCATTAGTATAGTTTAATTTTACCAaatgtatttaaaggaacacgttgccttgggtcggtcgagttggtcttttaaaagcgtttgtaactgtttgttataaaatgcgtatgggtagaaaggtgttttaagagtagaatacaatgatccacacaaacatgcctcgaaattgcacggttttccttttacctcatcgactaacacggtcggccatttatgggagtcaaattactgactcccataaatggccgaccgtgttagctcgcaaagtaaaaggaaaaccacgcaattttgaggcaaatgtttgtggatcattgtattctacttttaaaatatctttctaatcatacattttataacaaacggttacaaacgctttttatagaccaactcgtccgatccaaggcaacgtgtt
This Asterias amurensis chromosome 21, ASM3211899v1 DNA region includes the following protein-coding sequences:
- the LOC139952852 gene encoding uncharacterized protein, which produces MAANICKQENIGGGGDNMSILRSEGDQLAGKCFVEDGEHNDYVLVPADAVTAISGGDNDKQTASNNNMTDMNNLSLLAVKNEPSLTAEVLENIDDQHQEPLSTESADVVKDDVTPSITTEIADEQPSCENTQSSLQASSSDIASQMEEESSNVASPLALPVEDSTLQHEEAQHITEDSTTTEMVSRQDLQNSLQQDNQPSGPQEAVVAPSLIEVAPSLIEPPPAISLPAVPNDAILHTTSLPSFSPLKAPDQSAEVQVTSLQPHNNQSSLQQGDNNSNHIIDDPASFCQQEKLATVSSLSPFQRVPHQSANNSLPGINSFHQAAGVNGGLTMPGGLPTNYAGNMVYAAVPLQQTATGMQMAHLQPHNNPYTLARPKAAARRALLPRGPSASEATKVSSFKGKITPLTFDKPNVGLVQQIMEVFRAVGKKEMQPCEVYDGLQCCYPYYLHLNPNRKKSWMSSVRHALTTPCFQSRRSDDSDGKLASRKGSFWSINTSYNPDEKPLKRPTPSKRQVGNSPNYRRRPLGIDAEQANWHPFRRPQNRSARHNPYGYFSPTRGSFSPGEPSNSIPMMYSPPNVYHQQTPTAALLPNGKMIYLSPADETIGHQNQREMYHSWSADSSSPNLWQVVQNMGNENCIDQQNRAIYSIANQQQQPQGSMNFTAHPTAANNINCNNATTTTQSSGTKTTIRPQKQLTQQELLQQQLLQQHFQQQQQLIQQQQQQQLSQQQASLVTDPFAAAMELSDIKSSMETEENDQTPTCEAAWKVATQQSEAKPQQDMGTTDSSNAQQCTVEVPISTAEQFMGFGNTQNTQQLTPAGTVNAPSQQGCDDLRTMVYQSLGVCNVQGARPEGILSSSSNVGSNPSVTQLSTMPSTQYQLLHYSNTSQQY